Below is a genomic region from Culicoides brevitarsis isolate CSIRO-B50_1 chromosome 2, AGI_CSIRO_Cbre_v1, whole genome shotgun sequence.
TTCGTTGAAGAAAAAAGGGGACATAAACACGCAAAATGACATGCTAGAACTTCCGATGAGAGAATTGACGCTGAACCAGCTGAAGGAATTGAAGGTATTTCATTTGACGGAAGGTCAGACACgggaacaaaagtttttcgatGAACACATTGAAGATCACCAACCATTCCCTCAACTTAGTGAAGCTCTTGATCGCATTGACAGCAGTGTTGGTTTCAATGTGGAGATTAAATGGTCACAGGAACGCATCGATGGCACACACGAAAGCTCCATAATTGTCGATCGCAATCTCTATCTTGACTGCATTTTGGACGTCGTTCTCGCAAAAGCAGGCGACCGTCGAATTGTCTTCTCCTGTTTCGATGCAGACATTTGTACGATGTTGCGgcacaaacaaaacatttatcCGGTTATGTTCCTAACTCAAGGTATCACCTCTAAATATATCAAATACATGGATCCACGATGCAGTACAATTGAATATGCCGTGCGAAATGCTTGTTGCATGGAATTATTAGGCATTGTTGCACACACAGAAGATTTATTGAGAGACGCAACTCAGGTAATAACTATTTTTTCattggaaaactttttttatactaaTGAAACTGTTTCTCATATATGTAGATCAATCTGGCAAAAGAGCAGGGTTTGGTTATATTTTGCTGGGGCGACGATAACAACTGCAAAGAAACCATCAAATATCTCAAAGACATGGGAATCCATGGTgttatttatgacaaaatgGATGTACTTTCAACCAAAGGTGCCAGGGTAAGCTCATTCGTTAttacctatttttttcaattattgattgatttttgatttgcaTTTGCCTGATTTTGTCTTATGCACTTCAATTAATTCCTCAAATTGTGgtttttgtttgagtttttCAGCTTCCCCTTAGTTTTTAGCTTTTACTTTACCAATTGCATAAATTTATCACTACTttgttaaattgatatttaaaaattcttaacatttatttattatacctATTTCATGTAAGTAACCATGAAATTGTTATTTTGCATCTACTTAGAGCTCACAGGAGAACATTTTTGATACATCAATCATTCATCAAGCTTGcttgattgttatttttttttaattcttttttcgataagttttatgatttttcctaacaaatttcaaatgattaatttaaattattcataattagcttatttaaagaaaacttttatataTCCTGTCTAGGCTCCTGCAATTGAACAAAATGGTTGTTCCAGCCAATTTCCTtctaactaataaaaaaaaattttagaaagttcaatcaaagataaaaatttaatctatttaaatttgttatttgcTAAGCTGTGATAAATTTATGGagataattttcaaacttcTTACTCAAGCAAAAACAACATGTTTTTGAGACAATCTGtttcgacaaaaatattaatttccgTCCGATTTCTCAaacaaatcacaaaaaataggaaaacgTTTTCTTAGTTGGAGCTGGAGCTGCtcaatcgaaaattttacaacaaattgATTTGGAACACAGTCTCGGTGGCCCGCCATCAACAACCGAGCaagtaaatgaaaatcaaaatggTGTAACTCAAGCAATGGATACTTCAAGTttgcaaaaagaagaaaaagtccTGAACTACGATGCTAACGAGCAAACGTTTGTCTTGACCACGATTCAAAATGCCTCTGAAACatcaaaattagaaaatggTATCTGAATGCCTTCGTCGATTGATATTGATTCTTATGTGTTAAAGCTTTGTCTTCCGCGAGTTTTGTTATCaacgaaatattttgtgtaagTAAGAaaggattttaaaataagcttTTGAGGGATTTTCTGTCTGTTTTGAACTcgctattttaaaaataaatttaaattttgatgaaagttGATAAGTAgtttaatgaaacaaaaataaataaaattttaaaccaaaaatcttgccacaaaaattttgcataaaaatataaataaatactaacTTTCAAACTTTTCTTAATAACACGTTAAATGGCTCTAATTCTTGTTACATTATATAGCTTTGACACTTTAATAGTCTAAAACCACACGTattaattatctaaaaatgtacgaaaaagagaaagacaaataaataaaaaaaaatgactgaaGTAAAGaatgttattattactattaaaaaagataaaaataaaatatactttaatttgttttaaaaaatctaaataacgtattttatttaacaatatttcGTCTTATTCTATATCATTTTATAGTTTCTCTGGACTTGCTTGCCTACTTGCTTGTCTTTGTTTTTTGAGTGATCGTTTCATGGCTTTGTTCTCCATGTCTTCACAATGTTCCATAAACATTGCTTTCAAAGCCGGATACAATTTGTGTAATTTTGGTAGATCGTCCAAAGTTACTTCCATGTTGTCGAATGCCAACCCTACGTTTTCCTTCAAAGTATCAAACTCGAGTCTCGGCAACTTTGCATAACGTTGACTAAAATGCGTCAGAATGGTGTATTTCGCATTCATAAATGATCCTTGGTTTATCGCTTGTGAAACTGTAGAATGCATTTTGTATTTGGCTTCTTCTTCTAGGTCATCTTCCATCGTGGCTTCGTGTATGAGAATTGTCGAGTCCTTGCCCAACGTGACAAGATTGTTGCATGGCATGGTGTCACCACTGTATGTGATTTTTGTTGGGGCATCCGATGAACAAGTTTCGATAGCAACACCAAAAGAGTGTGGACAATGTTTCACAAAGCAAGTTTGTATTCCGCTTATTCCACTAGATTCAAGATCCACAAAAGGActctttaactaaaaataaatcttttgatAAGGaaaccaaaattatttcattgaaaatgcgGGTCTTACCATACTACTGTTCGGCACTAAAGTATAAGTTTTTCTGATTCTTTCAATTCTTTTGTCGTAAAATGCCAACCAAAACGAAATTTGTTGAGgagcaaataaaaatagaggATTCAAGTCTTCCTTCATAACTGCTTGTCTTTCATGAAGCAATCCAATTAATCCTAAATGATGGTCCGCATGTAGATGTGAAACATAAATTGCCTTTAAACGTTTCAGCATCTCGCGCCCTTCTGTTAAACCgtaaaatctataaatttgtGCCGCAGTGCCTTCACCACAATCCAATAAAATGCACGTTTCTGAGTTGATATGAACTAAAATGCTGCTCACGTTCCGCGTTTTGTTGGGAATACATGAACCGGTACCTAGGAAAACTAATTTGGGATATTTCGTTTCACGACTTTGGTCGACTTTTGTGTGTATTTCCGATTTCACATTTGCTATTGTATCTAGGCATCCTGGGGTTACTTCTAGTTCCTTGATATAATCCTTTGAGGAAATTGTTGCTTCACATTCCGTGTCGAGACCTCTCAAAGGTCTCAAGTGAAATGAGGTCAACGTTGAAACATTAAAGAATTTATCCATGGAGACACTATCTACAGACTTTTGAATTGGAGAGTCGAGccgcattttcttttttaatgtctCACTTTCATCCAACTCTTGCGTATTTTCAAACTTAACAGCTTCGTGCAACACGGGGAAAATATTCGGGTCTAGTTGATTAAGTTGAAATTGGATTCTGTGTGCAGCGACGTATCCATTAAAGGATTTTGATCCGTTGGCAACGAGATGCACGGTACTGTCGGggaatttcgaaataaattccaCGTAGGCAGGACTagtaattatttcatttggtCCAAAATGAACAACAACAGAGGGTATTGCATCAGAATCGTCAAGGAGTCGGGActgattttcaattaatgaCTCCATATAATCTTCACTAGGAATATCGAGAACTAAAATGAAATATgatgtttaattttgaaaaaattacataacttGAGAGTATACTCACATATGAATTTAGGTCCAGGATCGTCCGGACCTCGTACATCTTTAGACATGACGATCGTTCCATCTTCTAATTTTACATCGAaaccattttttaattgtccaAGTAAAGGTCCCGGTGGTACACGTTTTTCTACGCATTTCTCTAAATCTAATGTTCCCGGTTTTGGCTTCAGTTTACAGACGTAAGCAGTTACACAATATTCAGTTCGCTGCACAAGTCGTTGCACAGCATTCGACACATCTAACTTCGGTTTGAGTTTGGTCTTATTTTCATATCCATAATAATCCACTTGGTCTTCGGCGACTATTTCTTCTTCTGCGCTCTCTACTTGGCCTTCGTCTTGTGAAGCTTTCTTTTGAAGTGGTACATGTTTCACCGTCATAACAATATCCTCATAATCTTCTACAATATTTGTAGCGGCTTCTATCGTATTTACTTTCAGGTCTCGTAGAACGACAAATCTCTTGGTAGCTCTGAATACTTCGTCTAAACCTGGAGGACCATGAAGCACCAGTTCAGGAACTCCGGTATCTTGTAAGGTGAGACATAAGCCCGGAAGTCCACCAATTGTACTCCAAGACGTACGTGTCATAAAAACATGGTCTAAACGGGCAAGCTTAGTGCGGTGCTCATGAGCAAGTCGTTGTGTTCCCTCGCCACAATTGAACAAATAACGACTTTGATCAGTAAAGACATATACTGAAGCAGGACCTACAAAGAGAAAAGTGAAGAACACAATTGAAAAAGAAAGGAATCAAAACTTACCACTGGAGGAAGGACACAGAAATTGCAAATCGACAGTACCAGGGGGATATTTCGTTGccttttcctttattttgttGCGCTGCTTTTGCAACTTGGCAATATTTGAGACGTCTCGTGGCATACTTTTCAGTAagttaatcaaattattattgtaaaatcTTTGTGCTCCTACCACAACACTACTACTTTTTAGGAAACCACTTCGAAAATTCATTGGCGTTGCATAAAATTGATTGTACTCTTACTGTAGCTGTATCTTgttgttttcattatttaattcattacctacttttcttttaatttttcatttaaaaactcattttgCAGAACCCTTAAAATGAACTCGGAAATGAACTCGGGAATGAACAAGTCCAGCGCACATTTAGAAATTTGTGCCGCCTGTGTCTCGGGGCTGTCACAAATTTGCAATTGTGAAATGGGCtgtgtgcatttttttctgaacgcTGATTGgcagaaccaaaaaaaaatgaaccaatGGTAATCTAGTTGTCGTTTCGATGCCAGCCAATCAGAACGTTGAACGATAGTCACTTaggttaattgattaaattcagtcgaaaaatttaaaactctcAATCAAATGCACTAAATAGAGTCAAAATCACACAAATtacgttaaataaataatgaaaatactcCTGCTGCTCTTGGCCACATGTGCCATTACTCGCACCATCTACTGTATCGAGGAAGACGACAATGATTTTGCGGATTTTGAGGAATTTGATGATGAAGAGCCCGTCGAGACAGCTAATGGTGGTGGTATGTGtcctaaattaaaagtttatttcacGTGACAACATTTTCCGTTTTTAGGTCAACAACAGCCACAAGTGAACAAACACAAAACGGCACCCATTCAGGAAGATGATGAGGACGGCGTTGTCGAGAGCGAAGACAATGAGCTTTTCGAAGGTTTCGACGATGAGGAATTCGAAGGTTTCGTCTCTGAACTCGATGCCGATGACAGTGACATTCCGCAAGGACGCACGGGAGGCGTGGAGCCTGTAAAGAAGGGTGCCGAGCCAAAGATTACAGTTGCCAAAGTTCCCATTCACTTTCGTGACAATTGGGACAGTTACTGGATCGAAATGCTGATGCTCGTCGGCTTGTTTGCTTATTTTTCGAACTACGTGGTCGGTCGCAGTCGCAACTCCAAAATTGCGAATAATTGGTTGAACACACATCGCAGCTTGTTGGAGGAGAATTTTGTGTTGGTTGGCGATGATGGGCGCAAGGAGGGAGAGCCTTTCTCGGGCTTCGTCAAAGAGAGTGAAAGTCTTTACACGCTGTGGTGCAGTGGTCGGACATGTTGCGAAGGCATGTTAGTTGAGCTCAAAATGATCAAACGACAGGACTTGGTGTCCCTAATTGCCGGTCTTATGAGACCCGTGCAAGACCAAGTGCAAATAAAAGTGGAAATTTCTAAAGACGCCATGGACACGTTCGTCTTTTGTGTTGCTAGCAAGAAAACCGCTACGAAGAGCTTCAAAGAAATGAACGACTTAAGCAAATTTTGTACTCTAGTCAATAAACCTGAAGATAAGTATAATGTACCTCAAGGATTTAGCGTGTTGTCGGAAATTCCCGAAGCGACAGCTGCCGTGCTAGATTCCAAACTCCTCGCAGCCCTCAACAAATTCGGACATCTCATTGACTTTATTCATATCAGTGATCAATTTAGTGGCGTTATTCAACAGGAAGATCCCGGTCAATTGAAACAAGTGGAAACTGAACGTGTCTTAATCGCTTGCTTCAATATCCCACCGAAAACGGACATGGAAACGCTAAAACCGATGTTGATTCTTGTCTTTTATATCATGGAGCGCTTGAAGCGTTTCCGTTTGTCGCGCGAAGGCAAAAACAAGGCAGAAAAGAATCGGGCGCGTGTTGaggaacaatttttgaagacCACTCATTTGGCACGTGCTGAAGCCGCTGCCTTGCGTCGCGAAGAGAAACGTAAAGCTGAAAAGGAGAAAATAATGGCCGAAGAAGATccagaaaagcaaaaaaagtgggagaaaaaagaagcaaaacgCGAAAAACGCAAGAATCAACCAAAAATGAAGCAATTGTCCATCAAGGCTTTGTAAAGTGACGTACAATCACTCAGTTTACTTTTCATCGGTTTGTTTCGCATTTAgatgttttatttgaaaaattttgtttttacttgTATTGCCGcaataaattcagaaaaatcattatttaaacTTGAATCTTTTCCTTTTCGTTGCATTTTTCCCCATAATAATTTACGGCAATGTGATGACGTGGAGGTCAGACATGTGCATAATAATCAATTCACATAATCACGACGATGacgataattatttatatgaagGTAACAGACTACAAATGATTATAAATAGGTAGGTAACGTTATTTTTATACTATGAATAAAAGAAGACATTCTATTCTTCCTCGCTACGTATAATACATGTTCGGATCGACACATTTGTGTGTATGTACAACAAAATACATGTGTTTAATGAGCTCCCCTTTCAAATTATGTAGGCCTGTGACCTAAGTCAGATTTACTCTCTcatttctttctatttttta
It encodes:
- the LOC134829407 gene encoding ribonuclease Z, mitochondrial; its protein translation is MNFRSGFLKSSSVVVGAQRFYNNNLINLLKSMPRDVSNIAKLQKQRNKIKEKATKYPPGTVDLQFLCPSSSGPASVYVFTDQSRYLFNCGEGTQRLAHEHRTKLARLDHVFMTRTSWSTIGGLPGLCLTLQDTGVPELVLHGPPGLDEVFRATKRFVVLRDLKVNTIEAATNIVEDYEDIVMTVKHVPLQKKASQDEGQVESAEEEIVAEDQVDYYGYENKTKLKPKLDVSNAVQRLVQRTEYCVTAYVCKLKPKPGTLDLEKCVEKRVPPGPLLGQLKNGFDVKLEDGTIVMSKDVRGPDDPGPKFIFLDIPSEDYMESLIENQSRLLDDSDAIPSVVVHFGPNEIITSPAYVEFISKFPDSTVHLVANGSKSFNGYVAAHRIQFQLNQLDPNIFPVLHEAVKFENTQELDESETLKKKMRLDSPIQKSVDSVSMDKFFNVSTLTSFHLRPLRGLDTECEATISSKDYIKELEVTPGCLDTIANVKSEIHTKVDQSRETKYPKLVFLGTGSCIPNKTRNVSSILVHINSETCILLDCGEGTAAQIYRFYGLTEGREMLKRLKAIYVSHLHADHHLGLIGLLHERQAVMKEDLNPLFLFAPQQISFWLAFYDKRIERIRKTYTLVPNSSMLKSPFVDLESSGISGIQTCFVKHCPHSFGVAIETCSSDAPTKITYSGDTMPCNNLVTLGKDSTILIHEATMEDDLEEEAKYKMHSTVSQAINQGSFMNAKYTILTHFSQRYAKLPRLEFDTLKENVGLAFDNMEVTLDDLPKLHKLYPALKAMFMEHCEDMENKAMKRSLKKQRQASRQASPEKL
- the LOC134831081 gene encoding PAT complex subunit CCDC47 is translated as MKILLLLLATCAITRTIYCIEEDDNDFADFEEFDDEEPVETANGGGQQQPQVNKHKTAPIQEDDEDGVVESEDNELFEGFDDEEFEGFVSELDADDSDIPQGRTGGVEPVKKGAEPKITVAKVPIHFRDNWDSYWIEMLMLVGLFAYFSNYVVGRSRNSKIANNWLNTHRSLLEENFVLVGDDGRKEGEPFSGFVKESESLYTLWCSGRTCCEGMLVELKMIKRQDLVSLIAGLMRPVQDQVQIKVEISKDAMDTFVFCVASKKTATKSFKEMNDLSKFCTLVNKPEDKYNVPQGFSVLSEIPEATAAVLDSKLLAALNKFGHLIDFIHISDQFSGVIQQEDPGQLKQVETERVLIACFNIPPKTDMETLKPMLILVFYIMERLKRFRLSREGKNKAEKNRARVEEQFLKTTHLARAEAAALRREEKRKAEKEKIMAEEDPEKQKKWEKKEAKREKRKNQPKMKQLSIKAL